In Sebastes fasciatus isolate fSebFas1 chromosome 15, fSebFas1.pri, whole genome shotgun sequence, a genomic segment contains:
- the LOC141783070 gene encoding protein FAM163A-like, translated as MSAGTIVISGGILAGVILLCIVAVLCYCRLQYYCCKKNDSEVDVGSVVGADPLSHFPCNACNALAMDGAAITPVSLDQLDSGSHHSHCPTCSPYSLRSGLTDEMRNGGERLGFHTYYENPCVSLPLSANPQSASPLSYYGPTDMFPPPPPRPYSTQV; from the exons ATGTCAGCGGGAACTATTGTTATATCCGGAGGAATTCTCGCCGGAGTGATACTGCTGTGCATTGTAGCAGTGCTCTGTTACTGTAGACTCCAG TATTACTGCTGTAAGAAGAATGATTCTGAGGTGGACGTGGGCTCCGTGGTGGGAGCGGACCCTCTCTCTCACTTCCCCTGCAACGCCTGCAACGCTCTCGCCATGGACGGCGCCGCCATCACCCCCGTCTCTCTGGATCAGCTGGACTCGGGTTCTCACCACAGCCACTGCCCCACCTGCTCGCCGTACTCCCTCCGCTCCGGACTCACAGACGAGATGCGTAACGGCGGCGAGCGGCTGGGCTTCCACACCTACTACGAGAACCCGTGCGTCTCTCTCCCGCTTTCTGCTAACCCGCAGAGCGCCTCCCCTCTGAGTTACTACGGTCCCACGGACATgtttcctcctccaccaccacgcCCCTACAGCACCCAGGTCTGA